The following coding sequences lie in one Pseudomonas sp. SL4(2022) genomic window:
- a CDS encoding ParA family protein encodes MAKVFAIANQKGGVGKTTTCINLAASLVATKRRVLLIDLDPQGNATMGSGVDKHGLEHSVYDVLIGECNLVDAMQFSEHGGYQLLPANRDLTAAEVSLLEMKMKESRLRYALAPIRENYDYILIDCPPALSMLTVNALVAADGVIIPMQCEYYALEGLSDLVNSIQRIGELLNPNLKIEGLLRTMYDPRISLTNDVSAQLKQHFGDKLYDVVIPRNVRLAEAPSFGMPALVYDKQSRGAIAYLALAGELVRRQRASAHTATA; translated from the coding sequence ATGGCTAAGGTATTCGCAATCGCTAACCAGAAAGGCGGCGTGGGCAAAACCACCACCTGCATCAATCTGGCTGCCTCTCTGGTGGCAACCAAGCGCCGCGTGCTGCTGATCGACCTCGACCCCCAGGGCAACGCCACTATGGGCAGCGGTGTGGATAAGCATGGTCTGGAGCACTCGGTCTACGACGTGCTGATCGGTGAATGCAACCTGGTCGATGCCATGCAGTTCTCTGAGCACGGCGGCTACCAGTTGTTGCCGGCCAACCGTGACCTGACCGCTGCGGAAGTTTCCCTACTGGAAATGAAAATGAAGGAAAGCCGCCTGCGTTATGCGCTGGCGCCGATCCGCGAGAATTACGATTACATCCTCATCGACTGTCCGCCGGCGCTGTCGATGCTCACGGTCAACGCCTTGGTCGCGGCCGATGGGGTGATCATCCCCATGCAATGCGAGTACTACGCGCTGGAAGGATTGTCCGATCTGGTCAACAGCATTCAGCGGATTGGGGAGCTGCTCAATCCCAACCTGAAAATCGAAGGCCTGCTGCGTACCATGTATGACCCGCGCATCAGCCTGACCAACGATGTCAGCGCCCAGCTCAAGCAACACTTTGGCGACAAGCTGTATGACGTGGTCATCCCACGCAATGTGCGCCTGGCCGAAGCCCCGAGTTTCGGCATGCCGGCGCTGGTGTATGACAAGCAATCCCGTGGTGCCATTGCCTACCTGGCACTGGCCGGTGAACTGGTGCGTCGCCAGCGCGCTAGCGCCCACACTGCAACCGCATAA
- a CDS encoding F0F1 ATP synthase subunit B, which produces MNINATLIGQSVAFFIFVLFCMKYVWPPVITALQERQKKIADGLDAASRAARDLELAQEKVGQQLREAKSQAAEIIEQAKKRGTQIVDEAREQARVEADRVKALAQAEIEQEINGVKDALRAQLGSLAVSGAEKILGASIDQNAHAELVSKLAAEI; this is translated from the coding sequence GTGAACATTAATGCAACCCTGATTGGCCAGTCCGTTGCCTTCTTCATCTTCGTGCTGTTCTGCATGAAGTACGTGTGGCCTCCGGTCATTACGGCTTTGCAAGAACGTCAGAAGAAGATCGCAGATGGCCTGGATGCTGCTAGCCGTGCGGCTCGTGACCTGGAGTTGGCCCAAGAGAAAGTGGGTCAGCAACTGCGCGAAGCCAAAAGCCAGGCAGCCGAGATCATTGAGCAAGCCAAGAAACGCGGTACCCAGATCGTCGACGAAGCCCGTGAACAGGCCCGTGTCGAAGCTGACCGTGTGAAGGCTCTGGCTCAGGCCGAGATCGAGCAGGAAATCAACGGTGTCAAAGACGCGCTGCGTGCCCAACTGGGTAGCCTGGCCGTTAGCGGTGCCGAGAAGATCCTGGGCGCATCTATCGACCAAAACGCGCATGCGGAGCTGGTTTCCAAACTGGCAGCCGAAATTTAA
- a CDS encoding ParB/RepB/Spo0J family partition protein yields MAVKKRGLGRGLDALLGGTSVSALQEEATQVDSRELHYVPLDLIQRGKYQPRRDMDATALEELAQSIKSHGVMQPIVIRPIGEGRFEIVAGERRWRASQQAGLDKIPAMVRELPDEAAIAMALIENIQREDLNPIEEAMALQRLQQEFQLTQQQVADAVGKSRVTISNLLRLIALPEEIKTLLSHGDLEMGHARALLGLPAEQQTEGARHVVARGLTVRQTEALVRQWLNSKEKPAAVVKTDPDITRLEQRLAERLGSPVQIKHGQKGKGQLVISYSSLDELQGVLAHIR; encoded by the coding sequence ATGGCTGTGAAAAAACGAGGACTGGGACGCGGTCTGGATGCCCTGCTGGGCGGGACCAGCGTCAGCGCGTTGCAGGAAGAAGCCACCCAGGTCGACAGCCGTGAACTGCACTATGTGCCGCTGGACCTGATCCAGCGCGGTAAATACCAGCCGCGCCGTGATATGGATGCCACCGCGCTGGAAGAACTCGCTCAGTCGATCAAGAGCCACGGCGTGATGCAGCCCATCGTGATTCGTCCGATTGGCGAAGGACGTTTCGAGATCGTCGCCGGTGAACGCCGCTGGCGCGCCAGCCAGCAGGCCGGCCTGGACAAGATTCCGGCCATGGTCCGCGAACTGCCGGATGAAGCCGCCATCGCCATGGCGCTGATCGAGAACATCCAGCGTGAAGACCTCAACCCCATCGAAGAAGCCATGGCGTTGCAGCGTTTGCAGCAGGAGTTCCAGCTGACCCAACAGCAGGTCGCCGATGCTGTGGGTAAGTCGCGAGTCACTATCAGCAACCTGTTGCGCCTGATTGCCTTGCCGGAAGAGATCAAGACCCTGTTGTCCCATGGTGACCTGGAGATGGGGCATGCCCGTGCCTTGCTCGGTTTACCCGCCGAACAGCAGACTGAAGGTGCGCGACACGTTGTCGCACGCGGCCTCACAGTGCGTCAGACCGAAGCCCTGGTTCGGCAGTGGCTGAACAGCAAAGAGAAGCCTGCAGCAGTGGTCAAAACCGATCCGGACATCACCCGCCTTGAACAGCGCCTGGCTGAGCGCCTGGGCTCACCGGTGCAGATCAAGCATGGGCAGAAGGGCAAAGGGCAGCTGGTGATCAGCTACAGCTCGCTGGATGAGCTGCAGGGTGTGCTGGCCCACATTCGCTGA
- a CDS encoding F0F1 ATP synthase subunit epsilon: MAMTVHCDIVSAEGEIFSGLVEMVIAHGNLGDIGIAPGHAPLITDLKPGPIRLVKQGGEAEVFYISGGFLEVQPSVVKVLADTVQRAADIDEAAAQEALRAAEKALNEKGAEFDYGSAAAHLAEVAAQLRTVQQLRKKFGG, translated from the coding sequence ATGGCTATGACAGTCCATTGCGACATCGTCAGCGCAGAAGGCGAGATCTTCTCCGGTCTGGTCGAGATGGTAATTGCGCACGGTAACCTGGGTGATATCGGTATCGCTCCAGGCCACGCGCCGCTGATCACCGACCTCAAACCGGGTCCGATTCGTCTGGTCAAACAGGGTGGCGAAGCCGAGGTGTTCTACATCTCCGGCGGCTTCCTCGAAGTTCAGCCGAGTGTGGTGAAAGTTCTCGCCGATACCGTGCAGCGTGCTGCCGATATCGATGAAGCTGCTGCTCAGGAAGCCCTTCGGGCTGCCGAGAAAGCCTTGAATGAGAAAGGCGCGGAGTTCGACTACGGCTCCGCTGCTGCTCACCTGGCCGAGGTCGCAGCTCAGCTGCGTACCGTTCAGCAGTTGCGCAAGAAGTTCGGCGGTTAA
- the atpB gene encoding F0F1 ATP synthase subunit A, translated as MAAAETASGYIQHHLTNLTYGQHPVNGWSFAHNAKEAQEMGFWAFHVDTLAVSVVLGLFFILLFRAAAKRATSGQPGKLQNFVEVLVEFVDGSVKDTFHGRNALIAPLGLTIFVWVFLMNFMDLIPVDWLPMLAAKISGDPHLYFRVVPTTDPNATLGLALSVFALILYYSIKVKGIGGFIGELTLHPFGSKNIVVQALLIPVNFLLEFVTLIAKPISLALRLFGNLYAGELIFILIAIMFGGGLLLGALGVALQWAWAVFHILIIVLQAFIFMMLTIVYLSMAHEDNH; from the coding sequence ATGGCAGCAGCAGAAACCGCTTCGGGTTATATCCAGCACCACTTGACCAACCTGACCTATGGTCAGCACCCGGTCAACGGCTGGAGTTTCGCCCACAACGCAAAAGAAGCTCAGGAAATGGGCTTCTGGGCATTTCACGTAGACACCCTCGCGGTATCTGTCGTGCTGGGCCTGTTCTTCATCCTGCTGTTCCGTGCCGCCGCTAAGCGCGCCACTTCCGGGCAACCGGGCAAACTGCAGAACTTTGTTGAAGTGCTGGTTGAGTTTGTTGACGGCAGCGTCAAAGACACCTTCCACGGTCGCAATGCCCTGATCGCACCGCTGGGTCTGACCATTTTCGTCTGGGTCTTCCTGATGAACTTCATGGACCTGATCCCGGTAGACTGGCTGCCTATGCTGGCGGCAAAAATCTCGGGTGATCCGCACCTGTACTTCCGTGTCGTACCGACCACTGACCCGAACGCCACCCTGGGTCTGGCTCTGTCGGTATTCGCCCTGATCCTGTACTACAGCATCAAGGTCAAAGGCATTGGCGGTTTCATTGGTGAGCTAACCCTGCACCCGTTCGGTAGCAAGAACATCGTCGTTCAGGCGCTGCTGATTCCGGTCAACTTCCTGCTAGAGTTCGTGACCCTCATCGCCAAGCCGATTTCCCTGGCACTGCGACTGTTCGGCAACCTGTATGCCGGCGAGCTGATCTTCATCCTCATCGCGATCATGTTCGGCGGCGGTCTGCTGCTCGGCGCGCTGGGTGTTGCCCTGCAGTGGGCGTGGGCAGTGTTCCACATCCTGATCATCGTGCTGCAGGCGTTCATCTTCATGATGCTGACCATCGTCTACCTGTCGATGGCGCACGAAGACAACCACTAA
- a CDS encoding M23 family metallopeptidase — translation MPLRKRWIIPTLFLIWALLPEWPQIPVQGASPRDWNPRTFWFEPWGRSGVHKGIDIFAKRGTPVRASSYGVVLFRGEIAQGGKVVVALGPKWRIHYYAHLQTIDAYPGQPLLAGSQLGTVGDTGNAQGKPAHLHYSIVSLLPLPWRADESTQGWKKMFYLDPNQLLQTR, via the coding sequence ATGCCGTTACGTAAACGCTGGATAATACCGACGCTGTTTCTGATCTGGGCCTTGCTGCCTGAGTGGCCGCAGATTCCGGTGCAAGGCGCCAGTCCCCGGGACTGGAATCCGCGCACTTTCTGGTTTGAACCCTGGGGCCGCTCCGGCGTGCACAAGGGCATCGACATCTTCGCCAAACGCGGCACGCCGGTGCGCGCCAGCAGTTATGGGGTGGTGCTGTTTCGCGGTGAGATCGCGCAGGGTGGCAAGGTGGTGGTCGCCCTCGGGCCGAAATGGCGCATTCATTATTACGCCCATCTGCAAACCATCGACGCCTACCCAGGCCAGCCGTTACTGGCGGGCAGTCAGCTGGGCACGGTTGGCGATACGGGGAACGCTCAGGGTAAACCGGCGCATTTGCATTACTCGATTGTCAGCCTGCTGCCGTTGCCTTGGCGGGCAGACGAGTCGACCCAAGGCTGGAAAAAGATGTTCTATCTGGACCCCAACCAGCTCCTGCAGACACGCTGA
- the atpE gene encoding F0F1 ATP synthase subunit C, translating to METVVGLTAIAVALLIGLGALGTAIGFGLLGGKFLEGAARQPEMVPMLQVKMFIVAGLLDAVTMIGVGIALFFTFANPFVGQIAG from the coding sequence ATGGAAACTGTAGTTGGTCTGACCGCTATCGCTGTTGCACTGCTGATTGGCCTGGGTGCCCTGGGTACCGCCATTGGTTTCGGCCTGCTGGGCGGCAAGTTCCTGGAAGGCGCTGCGCGTCAGCCGGAAATGGTTCCGATGCTGCAAGTGAAAATGTTCATCGTCGCTGGTCTGCTCGACGCCGTGACCATGATCGGTGTTGGTATCGCACTGTTCTTCACCTTCGCGAACCCCTTCGTTGGTCAAATCGCAGGCTAA
- the glmU gene encoding bifunctional UDP-N-acetylglucosamine diphosphorylase/glucosamine-1-phosphate N-acetyltransferase GlmU has protein sequence MSLDIVILAAGQGTRMRSALPKVLHPIAGKPMLGHVIDTARLLKPQGIHVVIGHGAERVRERLAADDLNFVLQSEQLGTGHAVAQALPALSAERVLILYGDVPLIEVETLQRLLQQVSEQQLGLLTVNLNDPTGYGRIVRDEHGVVKAIVEHKDASTEQRLIREGNTGILAVPGEKLGDWLGRLSNSNAQGEYYLTDVIAMAVADGLVVATEQAADEMEVLGANDRIQLSQLEGHYQQRFANRLMAQGVTLIDPFRFDVRGEVSVGRDITIDINVILEGKVVIEDDVQIGPNCVIKNSILRKGAIVKANSHLEGAEVGEGADCGPFARLRPGSVLGAKAHVGNFVELKNAKLGEGAKAGHLSYLGDAEIGARTNIGAGTITCNYDGANKFKTVLGEDVFIGSNSALVAPVTLGDRATTGAGSVITGDVPDNTLAVGRAKQRNIEGWKRPTKKT, from the coding sequence ATGTCACTCGATATCGTTATCCTCGCCGCCGGCCAAGGCACCCGTATGCGTTCGGCTTTGCCGAAAGTCCTGCACCCTATTGCCGGTAAACCCATGCTCGGGCATGTGATAGACACCGCCCGCCTGCTGAAACCGCAAGGCATTCATGTGGTCATCGGCCATGGCGCGGAACGGGTGCGCGAGCGACTGGCGGCGGATGATCTGAATTTCGTGCTGCAGAGCGAGCAGCTGGGCACCGGCCATGCGGTAGCCCAGGCGCTGCCGGCATTGAGCGCTGAGCGTGTGCTGATTCTCTACGGCGATGTGCCGCTGATCGAAGTGGAAACCCTGCAGCGTCTGCTGCAACAGGTCAGCGAGCAGCAGCTTGGATTGTTGACGGTCAATCTGAACGACCCGACTGGCTACGGCCGCATCGTGCGCGATGAGCACGGCGTGGTAAAGGCCATCGTCGAGCACAAGGACGCCAGCACCGAGCAGCGCCTGATCCGTGAAGGTAACACCGGCATCCTCGCCGTACCGGGGGAAAAACTGGGCGACTGGCTCGGTCGTCTGTCCAACAGCAACGCCCAGGGTGAGTACTACCTCACCGACGTGATCGCCATGGCCGTAGCCGATGGCCTGGTGGTCGCCACCGAGCAAGCGGCCGACGAGATGGAAGTGCTGGGTGCCAACGACCGTATCCAGCTTTCGCAGTTGGAGGGTCATTACCAGCAACGCTTCGCCAACCGTCTGATGGCGCAAGGCGTTACCCTGATCGATCCGTTCCGCTTCGATGTGCGGGGTGAAGTCAGCGTCGGCCGCGACATCACCATCGATATCAACGTAATCCTCGAAGGCAAGGTGGTGATTGAGGACGACGTACAGATCGGTCCCAACTGCGTGATCAAGAACTCGATTCTGCGCAAAGGCGCCATCGTCAAAGCCAACAGCCACCTGGAAGGCGCAGAAGTGGGTGAGGGTGCCGATTGTGGGCCGTTCGCGCGTCTGCGTCCGGGTTCGGTGCTGGGCGCTAAAGCCCATGTGGGTAACTTCGTCGAACTGAAGAACGCCAAGCTGGGTGAGGGCGCCAAGGCTGGCCACCTGAGCTACCTGGGCGACGCCGAAATCGGCGCGCGGACCAATATCGGTGCCGGCACCATCACCTGCAATTACGATGGCGCCAACAAGTTCAAGACCGTACTCGGTGAGGACGTGTTTATCGGTTCCAACAGCGCTTTGGTTGCTCCGGTGACGTTGGGTGATCGCGCCACCACCGGCGCCGGCTCGGTGATTACCGGCGATGTGCCGGATAACACCCTGGCCGTCGGCCGCGCCAAGCAGCGCAATATCGAAGGCTGGAAGCGTCCGACCAAGAAGACCTGA
- a CDS encoding F0F1 ATP synthase subunit I encodes MDVRTPNRLPFHRLAVFPVLLVQLLVLLLLSLVLWQWQGAVAGYSGLCGGLIAWLPNMYFAHKAFRFTGARAAQAIVRSFYAGEAGKLVLTAVLFALTFAGVKPLEPLAVFGVFFLTQLVNWFSPLLMKTRLLRP; translated from the coding sequence ATGGACGTTCGCACGCCGAATCGCCTGCCCTTCCATCGTTTGGCTGTTTTCCCGGTACTGCTGGTGCAACTTCTGGTTCTGCTGCTTCTGTCCCTGGTGTTATGGCAGTGGCAGGGTGCAGTAGCGGGTTACTCGGGATTGTGTGGTGGCCTGATTGCCTGGTTGCCGAATATGTACTTTGCCCACAAGGCGTTCCGTTTCACTGGAGCGCGGGCTGCTCAAGCCATCGTCCGGTCTTTTTATGCCGGTGAGGCGGGCAAACTGGTTTTAACGGCAGTGCTGTTTGCACTGACCTTTGCAGGTGTGAAACCTCTGGAACCGCTGGCGGTATTTGGCGTGTTCTTCCTGACCCAGTTGGTCAATTGGTTTTCGCCCCTGCTGATGAAAACAAGACTTTTAAGACCTTAG
- a CDS encoding F0F1 ATP synthase subunit delta has product MAELTTLARPYAKAAFEYAQAHQQLANWSAMLGLAAAVSQDDTMQRVLKAPRLTSTDKATTFVEVCGDKFDAQVRNFIHVVAENDRLALLPQIVELFELYKAEQEKSIDVDVTSAFALSDEQQDKLAKVLSARLGREVRLHAAEDATLIGGVVIRAGDLVIDGSVRGKIAKLAEALKS; this is encoded by the coding sequence ATGGCAGAACTGACCACGCTGGCCCGACCTTACGCTAAGGCTGCTTTCGAGTACGCCCAGGCCCACCAGCAACTGGCCAATTGGTCAGCCATGCTCGGCCTGGCTGCAGCGGTGTCGCAAGACGACACCATGCAGCGCGTGCTTAAGGCTCCGCGTTTGACGAGTACAGACAAGGCCACCACCTTTGTCGAGGTGTGTGGTGACAAGTTCGACGCCCAGGTACGCAATTTCATTCATGTCGTCGCTGAAAACGATCGTCTGGCCCTGTTGCCACAGATCGTTGAACTGTTCGAGCTTTACAAAGCCGAGCAGGAAAAGTCGATTGATGTGGACGTTACCAGTGCCTTCGCATTGAGCGATGAACAGCAAGACAAACTCGCCAAGGTTCTCAGTGCACGGCTCGGCCGAGAAGTGCGTCTGCACGCCGCGGAAGATGCCACCCTCATCGGTGGTGTTGTGATCCGCGCCGGCGACCTGGTTATCGATGGCTCAGTTCGCGGCAAAATCGCGAAGCTGGCCGAAGCATTGAAATCTTGA
- the atpG gene encoding F0F1 ATP synthase subunit gamma: MAGAKEIRSKIASIKSTQKITSAMEKVAVSKMRKAQMRMAASRPYAERIRQVIGHLANANPEYRHPFMIEREVKRVGYVVVSSDRGLCGGLNTNLFKALVKDMASNREQGVEIDLCVVGSKGAAFFRNFGGNIVAAISHLGEEPSINDLIGSVKVMLDAYLDGRIDRLSVVSNKFINTMTQKPTVEQLIPLVADPDQDLKHHWDYLYEPDAKELLDGLMVRYVESQVYQAVVENNAAEQAARMIAMKNATDNAGDLIKDLQLVYNKARQAAITQEISEIVGGAAAV, translated from the coding sequence ATGGCAGGCGCAAAAGAGATTCGCAGCAAGATTGCGAGCATCAAAAGCACGCAGAAGATCACCAGCGCCATGGAAAAGGTGGCGGTCAGCAAAATGCGCAAAGCACAAATGCGCATGGCTGCTAGCCGTCCCTACGCGGAGCGTATCCGCCAGGTTATTGGTCATCTGGCCAACGCCAACCCGGAATACCGTCACCCGTTCATGATCGAGCGCGAAGTCAAGCGTGTAGGTTATGTCGTGGTGAGCTCGGACCGTGGTCTGTGTGGTGGTCTGAACACCAACCTGTTCAAGGCTCTGGTCAAGGACATGGCGAGCAATCGCGAGCAAGGCGTAGAGATCGATCTCTGCGTGGTTGGCAGCAAGGGTGCGGCGTTCTTCCGCAACTTTGGTGGCAACATCGTTGCTGCGATCAGCCACCTGGGCGAAGAACCGTCGATCAATGATCTGATCGGTAGCGTCAAGGTTATGCTCGATGCCTACCTCGATGGTCGCATCGATCGTTTGTCCGTGGTCTCGAACAAGTTCATCAATACCATGACGCAAAAGCCGACAGTGGAGCAGTTGATTCCGCTGGTGGCTGATCCGGATCAGGATCTCAAGCATCACTGGGATTACCTGTACGAACCCGACGCCAAGGAGCTGCTCGACGGCTTGATGGTGCGTTACGTGGAGTCGCAGGTGTACCAGGCGGTGGTCGAGAACAATGCGGCTGAACAAGCGGCCCGGATGATCGCGATGAAGAACGCCACCGATAACGCTGGCGATCTGATCAAAGACCTGCAGTTGGTTTACAACAAGGCACGTCAGGCAGCGATCACCCAGGAAATTTCGGAAATCGTCGGCGGCGCTGCCGCGGTTTAA
- the atpD gene encoding F0F1 ATP synthase subunit beta, with translation MSSGRIVQIIGAVIDVEFPRDQVPSVYEALKVDGAETTLEVQQQLGDGVVRTIAMGSTEGLKRGLSVGSTGAGIQVPVGVKTLGRIMDVLGNPIDEAGPIGEEERWGIHRAAPTYAEQAGSNELLETGIKVIDLVCPFAKGGKVGLFGGAGVGKTVNMMELIRNIAIEHSGYSVFAGVGERTREGNDFYHEMKDSNVLDKVALVYGQMNEPPGNRLRVALTGLTMAEKFRDEGRDVLFFVDNIYRYTLAGTEVSALLGRMPSAVGYQPTLAEEMGVLQERITSTKTGSITSIQAVYVPADDLTDPSPATTFAHLDATVVLSRDIASLGIYPAVDPLDSTSRQLDPMVIGQDHYDTARGVQYVLQRYKELKDIIAILGMDELSEADKQLVSRARKIQRFLSQPFFVAEVFTGSPGKYVSLKDTIAGFSGILKGDYDHLPEQAFYMVGSIEEAVEKAKKL, from the coding sequence ATGAGTAGCGGACGTATCGTTCAAATCATCGGCGCCGTTATCGACGTGGAATTCCCGCGTGATCAAGTGCCGAGTGTTTATGAAGCGCTGAAAGTAGACGGCGCCGAAACCACCCTGGAAGTTCAGCAGCAGCTGGGCGACGGTGTGGTACGTACCATTGCGATGGGTTCGACCGAAGGCCTCAAGCGTGGCCTGAGCGTCGGCAGCACTGGCGCAGGTATCCAGGTACCGGTTGGGGTGAAAACCCTGGGCCGTATCATGGACGTGCTGGGCAACCCGATCGACGAAGCCGGCCCGATTGGCGAAGAAGAGCGTTGGGGCATTCACCGTGCCGCACCGACCTACGCCGAGCAAGCTGGCTCCAACGAGCTGCTGGAAACCGGCATCAAGGTTATCGACCTGGTTTGCCCGTTCGCCAAGGGCGGTAAAGTGGGTCTGTTCGGTGGTGCCGGTGTAGGCAAAACCGTAAACATGATGGAACTGATCCGTAACATCGCCATCGAGCACAGCGGTTATTCCGTGTTCGCCGGTGTGGGTGAGCGTACTCGTGAGGGTAACGACTTCTACCACGAGATGAAGGACTCCAACGTTCTCGACAAGGTAGCCCTGGTTTACGGTCAGATGAACGAGCCACCAGGCAACCGTCTGCGCGTAGCCCTGACCGGCCTGACCATGGCCGAGAAGTTCCGTGATGAAGGCCGTGATGTTCTGTTCTTCGTGGACAACATCTACCGTTACACCCTGGCCGGTACCGAAGTATCCGCACTGCTGGGCCGTATGCCTTCCGCGGTGGGTTACCAGCCGACCCTGGCCGAAGAAATGGGCGTTCTGCAAGAACGTATTACTTCGACCAAGACCGGTTCGATCACCTCGATCCAGGCCGTATACGTACCTGCGGACGACCTGACCGACCCAAGCCCGGCGACCACCTTCGCCCACTTGGACGCTACCGTTGTACTGTCCCGTGACATCGCTTCCCTGGGTATCTACCCAGCGGTCGATCCACTCGACTCGACGTCGCGCCAGCTGGACCCGATGGTTATCGGCCAGGATCACTACGACACCGCTCGTGGCGTGCAGTACGTTCTGCAGCGTTACAAAGAGCTGAAGGACATCATTGCGATTCTGGGTATGGACGAACTGTCCGAAGCAGACAAGCAACTGGTATCCCGTGCTCGTAAGATCCAGCGCTTCCTGTCCCAGCCGTTCTTCGTGGCCGAAGTCTTCACCGGTTCGCCAGGCAAGTACGTTTCCTTGAAGGACACCATTGCCGGCTTCAGCGGCATTCTGAAAGGTGACTACGATCATCTGCCAGAGCAGGCGTTCTACATGGTTGGCAGCATCGAAGAAGCTGTTGAGAAAGCGAAGAAACTGTAA
- the atpA gene encoding F0F1 ATP synthase subunit alpha, whose amino-acid sequence MQQLNPSEISEIIKGRIEKLDVASQARNEGTIVSVSDGIVRIHGLADVMYGEMIEFPGSVYGMALNLEQDSVGAVVLGAYTSLAEGMSAKCTGRILEVPVGPELLGRVVDALGNPIDGKGPLNNVATDAVEKVAPGVIWRKSVDQPVQTGYKSVDAMIPVGRGQRELIIGDRQIGKTALAIDAIINQKNSGIKCVYVAIGQKQSTIANVVRKLEENGALANTIVVAASASESAALQFIAPYAGCTMGEYFRDRGEDALIVYDDLSKQAVAYRQISLLLRRPPGREAYPGDVFYLHSRLLERASRVSEEYVEKFTNGAVTGKTGSLTALPIIETQAGDVSAFVPTNVISITDGQIFLESAMFNSGIRPAVNAGISVSRVGGAAQTKIIKKLSGGIRTALAQYRELAAFAQFASDLDEATRKQLEHGQRVTELMKQKQYAPMSIADMSLSLYAAERGFLVDIEVAKIGAFEQALIAYFNRDHAALLAKINEKGDFNDEIDSGLKAGIEKFKATQTW is encoded by the coding sequence ATGCAGCAACTCAATCCTTCCGAAATTAGTGAAATCATCAAGGGGCGTATCGAGAAACTCGATGTCGCCTCTCAAGCCCGTAACGAAGGCACCATCGTGTCCGTCTCCGACGGTATCGTGCGCATTCACGGTCTCGCCGATGTGATGTACGGCGAAATGATCGAGTTCCCGGGCAGTGTCTACGGTATGGCGCTGAACCTGGAGCAAGACTCCGTTGGTGCTGTAGTGCTGGGTGCTTACACCAGCCTGGCCGAAGGCATGAGCGCCAAGTGTACTGGTCGCATCCTGGAAGTTCCGGTTGGTCCGGAACTGCTGGGCCGCGTCGTTGACGCACTGGGCAACCCAATTGACGGCAAAGGCCCGCTGAACAACGTCGCTACCGACGCTGTTGAAAAGGTTGCGCCGGGCGTGATCTGGCGTAAGTCGGTCGACCAGCCGGTACAGACCGGCTACAAGTCGGTTGACGCCATGATCCCGGTTGGCCGTGGCCAGCGTGAGCTGATCATCGGTGACCGTCAGATCGGTAAAACCGCTCTGGCCATCGACGCCATCATCAACCAGAAAAACAGCGGCATTAAGTGCGTTTACGTAGCAATTGGTCAGAAGCAATCGACCATCGCCAACGTGGTGCGCAAGCTGGAAGAAAACGGCGCGCTGGCTAACACCATCGTCGTTGCCGCTTCCGCTTCCGAATCCGCTGCACTGCAGTTCATTGCACCGTACGCCGGTTGCACCATGGGCGAATACTTCCGCGACCGCGGTGAAGACGCGCTGATCGTGTATGACGATCTGTCCAAGCAAGCAGTGGCCTACCGCCAGATTTCCCTGCTGCTGCGCCGTCCGCCAGGTCGTGAAGCTTACCCTGGCGACGTGTTCTATCTCCACAGCCGTCTGCTGGAGCGCGCTTCCCGCGTATCCGAAGAGTATGTTGAGAAGTTCACCAATGGCGCTGTGACTGGCAAAACCGGTTCCCTGACCGCTCTGCCGATCATCGAAACCCAGGCGGGCGACGTTTCCGCGTTCGTTCCGACCAACGTGATTTCGATCACCGACGGTCAGATCTTCCTGGAATCGGCTATGTTCAACTCGGGTATCCGTCCTGCGGTCAACGCCGGTATTTCGGTATCCCGCGTGGGTGGTGCTGCACAGACCAAGATCATCAAGAAGCTCTCTGGTGGTATCCGTACCGCTCTGGCTCAGTACCGTGAACTGGCGGCATTTGCTCAGTTCGCTTCTGACCTGGACGAAGCCACTCGTAAGCAACTTGAGCACGGTCAGCGCGTTACCGAGCTGATGAAGCAGAAGCAATATGCGCCGATGTCGATTGCTGATATGTCGCTGTCGCTGTATGCCGCCGAGCGTGGTTTCCTGGTCGATATCGAAGTCGCCAAGATTGGTGCATTCGAGCAGGCCCTGATTGCTTACTTCAACCGGGATCACGCCGCACTGCTGGCGAAGATCAACGAGAAGGGTGACTTTAACGACGAAATCGATTCGGGCCTGAAAGCCGGTATCGAGAAGTTCAAGGCCACCCAAACCTGGTAA